In the genome of Megalops cyprinoides isolate fMegCyp1 chromosome 7, fMegCyp1.pri, whole genome shotgun sequence, one region contains:
- the si:dkey-28n18.9 gene encoding sorting nexin-6 — protein MNQAVCKVVLELTGSRWFQEEVTEVARPGLDISVSSIRVTEAVKNGDSLVFVVKSEELSSSQGHHVERTFEDFEWLQHCLYTQEEVPGLQGIIFPPLPAKPVTSQSNSQAKVLKQLGFLAMGEDWKTYCKAMQKYLQLVAAHSMLSKNKALLAFLTDREPPERQRVRKGLFNRLSQAVEEKRKENHKDIDDFFQNERDDNLTITGFTRAATEKFLDMVLTEQKIAVACGHFSASLNLGVGQEEDPALVAFSKICLKLSEIFDTVKTNVERIAENDMNTLGLALDLDLRYQEAEKEMLFQRTCKLVELENANKNVEKAKPVKKTTMEEIKKAVEKEFDHISAVAKTEIERFHAMRVEAFQQSLTEWCESQLTTTKESAALLAQHLAAFRQLAAE, from the exons ATGAATCAAGCTGTGTGCAAAGTGGTTCTGGAACTGACTGGAAGCCGTTGGTTTCAGGAGGAAGTGACTGAAGTTGCGAGACCTGGTCTGGACATTAGTGTTTCCAGTATCAGGGTGACTGAGGCTGTGAAAAATGGGGACTCCCTGGTTTTTGTAGTGAAATCTGAAGAG TTGTCCAGCAGCCAGGGGCATCATGTTGAAAGGACATTTGAGGACTTTGAGTGGCTGCAGCACTGCCTGTATACGCAGGAAGAGGTCCCAGGGCTGCAGGGGATCATA TTTCCACCTCTGCCTGCAAAACCTGTTACGTCTCAATCAAACTCACAGGCAAAAGTCCTTAAACAGCTTG GCTTCTTGGCAATGGGAGAGGACTGGAAAACCTACTGCAAGGCCATGCAGAAGTACCTCCAGCTGGTGGCAGCACACTCCATGCTCAGCAAGAACAAAGCACTGCTGGCTTTCCTCACGGACAGAGAG CCACCTGAGAGGCAGCGTGTTAGAAAAGGGCTCTTCAATCGCCTCAGCCAGGCtgtggaggagaagagaaaggagaaCCACAAG gacattgatgatttttttcagaatgagaGGGATGACAACTTGACTATCACAGGATTTACCAGGGCTGCAACAGAG AAATTCCTTGATATGGTTCTGACTGAACAGA aAATAGCTGTGGCGTGTGGACACTTTTCTGCTTCCTTGAACCTGGGTGTTGGGCAAGAAGAAGACCCTGCTCTTGTGGCCTTTTCAAA GATATGTCTGAAACTGTCTGAAATTTTTGATACAGTCAAG ACAAATGTTGAACGTATTGCTGAGAATGACATGAACACGCTTGGCTTGGCCCTGGACCTGGATCTCCGTTATCAAGAAGCAGAGAAG GAAATGCTATTCCAGAGGACCTGCAAACTGGTGGAGTTGGAGAATGCCAATAAAAACGTGGAGAAAGCCAAGCcagtaaagaaaacaaca ATGGAGGAAATCAAAAAGGCTGTTGAAAAAGAATTTGATCACATTTCTGCAGTGGCTAAGACAGAG ATTGAGAGGTTTCATGCTATGCGTGTGGAGGCATTCCAGCAGTCACTGACAGAGTGGTGTGAGAGTCAGCTCACTACCACCAAGGAGAGCGCTGCCCTCCTCGCCCAGCACCTTGCTGCCTTCAGGCAGCTGGCTGCTGAGTAG
- the LOC118780900 gene encoding protein cereblon-like isoform X3, whose product METEDRDGEDAEKPNINFDPSLPTSHAYLGADMEEFHGRTVHDDDSCQTIPVLPHTAVMLIPGQTLPLQLFRPQEVSMMRSLIQKDRTFAVLAHCASDAGEQQAEFGTTAEIYAYREEQEYGIETVKVKAMGRQRFKVHEIRTQADGIRQAKVQILPERILPDPLSAVQLTPLSRLHPHPSSSPPAEHCRQAYTKRRFHCATVTSWPAWVYSLYDSEILMSRVKRQLHEWDENLKDDSLPTNAIDFSYRVAACLPIDDTLRFQLLKIGSAVQRLRCELDIMDRCTLLCCKQCQDTEITTKKEIFSLSLYGPMAAYVNPHGFVHETLTVYKASNLNLIGRPSTLHSWFPGYAWTIAQCRTCSSHMGWKFTATKKDLSPQRFWGLTRSALLPRIPKSEGEEGAEGSRLLCL is encoded by the exons ATGGAAACTGAAGATCGAGACGGGGAGGATGCAGAAAAGCCAAACATTAACTTTGACCCCAGTCTTCCAACCTCACATGCT TACTTGGGCGCGGACATGGAAGAGTTCCATGGGCGCACGGTGCACGATGACGACAGCTGCCAGACAATCCCGGTCCTGCCGCACACGGCGGTTATGCTGATTCCCGGGCAGACTCTGCCGCTGCAGCTCTTCAGGCCGCAGGAAGTCAGCATGATGCGTAGCCTCATCCAGAAGGACCGCACGTTTGCCGTGCTCGCTCACTG TGCGTCCGATGCAGGGGAGCAGCAGGCGGAGTTTGGGACAACAGCAGAGATCTATGCATACCGCGAGGAGCAGGAGTACGGCATTGAGACCGTCAAGGTGAAGGCCATGGGCCGGCAGAGGTTCAAGGTTCATGAGATCAGAACTCAAGCAGACGG GATCCGACAGGCGAAAGTGCAGATCCTGCCGGAGAGGATTCTCCCTGACCCCCTTTCTGCGGTGCAGCTTACCCCTCTGTCCCGGCTCCACCCGCACCCGTCCTCCAGCCCCCCGGCTGAGCACTGCCGGCAGGCCTACACAAAG aggaGGTTCCATTgtgccactgtgacatcatgGCCTGCCTGGGTGTACTCGCTGTATGACTCG GAAATTCTCATGAGTAGAGTGAAGAGACAGCTACACGAATGGGATGAGAACCTTAAAGATGATTCCCTCCCCACAAATGCGATAG ATTTCTCATACAGAGtggctgcctgcctgcccatTGACGACACCCTGCGCTTCCAGCTCCTGAAGATTGGCAGCGCCGTCCAGAGGCTGCGCTGCGAGCTGGACATCATGGACCGG TGCACCTTGCTGTGCTGTAAGCAATGTCAGGACACAGAGATAACAACCAAGAAGGAGATCTTCAG cttGTCATTATACGGACCTATGGCTGCTTATGTAAACCCACATGGATTTGTCCACGAAACCCTGACCGTGTACAAGGCCAGCAATCTCAACCTGATAGGAAGACCATCCACACTGCATAGCTGGTTTCCTGG GTATGCCTGGACGATCGCCCAGTGCCGCACCTGCAGCTCTCACATGGGCTGGAAGTTCACCGCCACGAAGAAGGACCTGTCCCCCCAGCGCTTTTGGGGTCTGACGCGCTCGGCCCTGCTGCCCCGCATCCCCAAATCTGAGGGCGAGGAGGGCGCCGAGGGGTCCCGCCTGCTGTGCCTGTGA
- the LOC118780900 gene encoding protein cereblon-like isoform X1 — MADEGGGGNDDINNMGNQLQLLPGIKNEEEGEDEMETEDRDGEDAEKPNINFDPSLPTSHAYLGADMEEFHGRTVHDDDSCQTIPVLPHTAVMLIPGQTLPLQLFRPQEVSMMRSLIQKDRTFAVLAHCASDAGEQQAEFGTTAEIYAYREEQEYGIETVKVKAMGRQRFKVHEIRTQADGIRQAKVQILPERILPDPLSAVQLTPLSRLHPHPSSSPPAEHCRQAYTKRRFHCATVTSWPAWVYSLYDSEILMSRVKRQLHEWDENLKDDSLPTNAIDFSYRVAACLPIDDTLRFQLLKIGSAVQRLRCELDIMDRCTLLCCKQCQDTEITTKKEIFSLSLYGPMAAYVNPHGFVHETLTVYKASNLNLIGRPSTLHSWFPGYAWTIAQCRTCSSHMGWKFTATKKDLSPQRFWGLTRSALLPRIPKSEGEEGAEGSRLLCL, encoded by the exons ATGGCAGACGAGGGGGGCGGAGGCAACGACGATATCAACAATATGGGAAACCAGTTACAGCTACTTCCCGGTATAA aaaatgaagaggaaggtGAGGATGAGATGGAAACTGAAGATCGAGACGGGGAGGATGCAGAAAAGCCAAACATTAACTTTGACCCCAGTCTTCCAACCTCACATGCT TACTTGGGCGCGGACATGGAAGAGTTCCATGGGCGCACGGTGCACGATGACGACAGCTGCCAGACAATCCCGGTCCTGCCGCACACGGCGGTTATGCTGATTCCCGGGCAGACTCTGCCGCTGCAGCTCTTCAGGCCGCAGGAAGTCAGCATGATGCGTAGCCTCATCCAGAAGGACCGCACGTTTGCCGTGCTCGCTCACTG TGCGTCCGATGCAGGGGAGCAGCAGGCGGAGTTTGGGACAACAGCAGAGATCTATGCATACCGCGAGGAGCAGGAGTACGGCATTGAGACCGTCAAGGTGAAGGCCATGGGCCGGCAGAGGTTCAAGGTTCATGAGATCAGAACTCAAGCAGACGG GATCCGACAGGCGAAAGTGCAGATCCTGCCGGAGAGGATTCTCCCTGACCCCCTTTCTGCGGTGCAGCTTACCCCTCTGTCCCGGCTCCACCCGCACCCGTCCTCCAGCCCCCCGGCTGAGCACTGCCGGCAGGCCTACACAAAG aggaGGTTCCATTgtgccactgtgacatcatgGCCTGCCTGGGTGTACTCGCTGTATGACTCG GAAATTCTCATGAGTAGAGTGAAGAGACAGCTACACGAATGGGATGAGAACCTTAAAGATGATTCCCTCCCCACAAATGCGATAG ATTTCTCATACAGAGtggctgcctgcctgcccatTGACGACACCCTGCGCTTCCAGCTCCTGAAGATTGGCAGCGCCGTCCAGAGGCTGCGCTGCGAGCTGGACATCATGGACCGG TGCACCTTGCTGTGCTGTAAGCAATGTCAGGACACAGAGATAACAACCAAGAAGGAGATCTTCAG cttGTCATTATACGGACCTATGGCTGCTTATGTAAACCCACATGGATTTGTCCACGAAACCCTGACCGTGTACAAGGCCAGCAATCTCAACCTGATAGGAAGACCATCCACACTGCATAGCTGGTTTCCTGG GTATGCCTGGACGATCGCCCAGTGCCGCACCTGCAGCTCTCACATGGGCTGGAAGTTCACCGCCACGAAGAAGGACCTGTCCCCCCAGCGCTTTTGGGGTCTGACGCGCTCGGCCCTGCTGCCCCGCATCCCCAAATCTGAGGGCGAGGAGGGCGCCGAGGGGTCCCGCCTGCTGTGCCTGTGA
- the LOC118780900 gene encoding protein cereblon-like isoform X2, with protein MADEGGGGNDDINNMGNQLQLLPENEEEGEDEMETEDRDGEDAEKPNINFDPSLPTSHAYLGADMEEFHGRTVHDDDSCQTIPVLPHTAVMLIPGQTLPLQLFRPQEVSMMRSLIQKDRTFAVLAHCASDAGEQQAEFGTTAEIYAYREEQEYGIETVKVKAMGRQRFKVHEIRTQADGIRQAKVQILPERILPDPLSAVQLTPLSRLHPHPSSSPPAEHCRQAYTKRRFHCATVTSWPAWVYSLYDSEILMSRVKRQLHEWDENLKDDSLPTNAIDFSYRVAACLPIDDTLRFQLLKIGSAVQRLRCELDIMDRCTLLCCKQCQDTEITTKKEIFSLSLYGPMAAYVNPHGFVHETLTVYKASNLNLIGRPSTLHSWFPGYAWTIAQCRTCSSHMGWKFTATKKDLSPQRFWGLTRSALLPRIPKSEGEEGAEGSRLLCL; from the exons ATGGCAGACGAGGGGGGCGGAGGCAACGACGATATCAACAATATGGGAAACCAGTTACAGCTACTTCCCG aaaatgaagaggaaggtGAGGATGAGATGGAAACTGAAGATCGAGACGGGGAGGATGCAGAAAAGCCAAACATTAACTTTGACCCCAGTCTTCCAACCTCACATGCT TACTTGGGCGCGGACATGGAAGAGTTCCATGGGCGCACGGTGCACGATGACGACAGCTGCCAGACAATCCCGGTCCTGCCGCACACGGCGGTTATGCTGATTCCCGGGCAGACTCTGCCGCTGCAGCTCTTCAGGCCGCAGGAAGTCAGCATGATGCGTAGCCTCATCCAGAAGGACCGCACGTTTGCCGTGCTCGCTCACTG TGCGTCCGATGCAGGGGAGCAGCAGGCGGAGTTTGGGACAACAGCAGAGATCTATGCATACCGCGAGGAGCAGGAGTACGGCATTGAGACCGTCAAGGTGAAGGCCATGGGCCGGCAGAGGTTCAAGGTTCATGAGATCAGAACTCAAGCAGACGG GATCCGACAGGCGAAAGTGCAGATCCTGCCGGAGAGGATTCTCCCTGACCCCCTTTCTGCGGTGCAGCTTACCCCTCTGTCCCGGCTCCACCCGCACCCGTCCTCCAGCCCCCCGGCTGAGCACTGCCGGCAGGCCTACACAAAG aggaGGTTCCATTgtgccactgtgacatcatgGCCTGCCTGGGTGTACTCGCTGTATGACTCG GAAATTCTCATGAGTAGAGTGAAGAGACAGCTACACGAATGGGATGAGAACCTTAAAGATGATTCCCTCCCCACAAATGCGATAG ATTTCTCATACAGAGtggctgcctgcctgcccatTGACGACACCCTGCGCTTCCAGCTCCTGAAGATTGGCAGCGCCGTCCAGAGGCTGCGCTGCGAGCTGGACATCATGGACCGG TGCACCTTGCTGTGCTGTAAGCAATGTCAGGACACAGAGATAACAACCAAGAAGGAGATCTTCAG cttGTCATTATACGGACCTATGGCTGCTTATGTAAACCCACATGGATTTGTCCACGAAACCCTGACCGTGTACAAGGCCAGCAATCTCAACCTGATAGGAAGACCATCCACACTGCATAGCTGGTTTCCTGG GTATGCCTGGACGATCGCCCAGTGCCGCACCTGCAGCTCTCACATGGGCTGGAAGTTCACCGCCACGAAGAAGGACCTGTCCCCCCAGCGCTTTTGGGGTCTGACGCGCTCGGCCCTGCTGCCCCGCATCCCCAAATCTGAGGGCGAGGAGGGCGCCGAGGGGTCCCGCCTGCTGTGCCTGTGA